The proteins below are encoded in one region of Delphinus delphis chromosome 4, mDelDel1.2, whole genome shotgun sequence:
- the TMEM207 gene encoding transmembrane protein 207, whose translation MSRSRLLSVTSMVSKTGILCLPLFQLVLSDSPCEENEMCTNYKDQYTNGWYIWFLLLIFLVALLCGAVLFCLQCWLRKLQNGPRRRTMAVFAVGDLDPVYGTEAAVNPTGIGMHLQTQNPELYHVPCFGALGPPPPYEKILKSSRF comes from the exons ATGTCGAGATCCAGACTTCTAAGTGTCACTTCGATGGTCTCAAAAACAGGAATCTTGTGTTTGCCACTATTCCAG TTGGTGCTATCGGACTCACcatgtgaagaaaatgaaat GTGCACAAACTATAAAGATCAGTACACAAATGGCTGGTATATCTG GTTCTTGCTGCTGATTTTCCTGGTGGCTCTTCTCTGTGGAGCAGTGCTCTTCTGCCTCCAGTGCTGGCTGAGGAAACTCCAAAATGGTCCCCGAAGACGCACCATGGCTGTTTTTGCTGTTGGAGACTTGGACCCTGTTTATG GGACAGAAGCAGCTGTGAATCCAACTGGAATTGGAATGCACCTTCAAACTCAAAATCCTGAATTGTATCATGTTCCATGTTTTGGTGCTTTAGGCCCCCCACCTCCAtatgaaaaaattctaaaatcaagCCGATTTTAG